Proteins found in one Carassius auratus strain Wakin unplaced genomic scaffold, ASM336829v1 scaf_tig00014309, whole genome shotgun sequence genomic segment:
- the LOC113074351 gene encoding uncharacterized protein LOC113074351 — protein sequence MDQGRRKRSKNFSEFEKTLFKQIVSNYPVIENKQHDSGTENKKKKAWISILNQFNSNEKVTKRTLQQVQVLWKNIKINLKKTTAATRQERFKTGGGLPVPPDTKELGDLLAGIIESQQPLEGIPDDDHLDSSDDLILTQDLGGAGNSQDAQMNPAAASTNMQQHPVSCSSSSQHPAVSNPGSRSRGKRMTIHEKLAIELKY from the exons ATGGATCAAGGCAGAAGAAAACGCTCAAAAAACTTCAGTGAATTTGAGAAGACCCTTTTTAAACAAATTGTATCAAATTATCCTGTAATTGAAAACAAACAGCATGATTCAGGTacagaaaacaagaagaagaaggcATGGATTTCCATATTGAATCAATTCAACTCAAATGAAAAAGTAACCAAACGGACACTCCAACAAGTTCAG GTCCTgtggaaaaacataaaaataaacctgaaaaaaacaaCTGCTGCTACGCGTCAAGAGCGTTTCAAGACAGGCGGGGGACTCCCAGTTCCACCAGACACAAAGGAGTTGGGGGACTTGTTGGCTGGGATTATTGAAAGTCAGCAACCCCTGGAAGGTATTCCAGATGATGACCATTTGGACAGTTCAG atgaCCTGATCTTGACACAGGACTTGGGGGGTGCAGGGAACAGTCAAGATGCTCAAATGAATCCAGCAGCAGCCAGCACCAACATGCAGCAGCATCCAGTCTCCTGCAGTAGCAGTAGTCAGCATCCAGCAGTCTCTAATCCAGGCAGCAGGTCAAGAGGGAAAAGGATGACCATTCATGAGAAACTT
- the LOC113074366 gene encoding microfibril-associated glycoprotein 4-like — translation MAMKVFAVALLSVFMGFMVSVTDGLNPVDCSDIYKSRQTNSGIYSIYPAGDFPLWVYCEMISVGNNEDNGGWTVIQRRMDGSVNFYRPWNQYKRGFGNVEGEYWMGLENMYQLTRNRKYMLRVDLEDFNGRKGYAVYSSFSVGPEAAGYKLQVSGFKNGGAGDSLFYHNGQKFSTFDKDQDNDRRNCAKQFLGAFWYDACHRANPNGVYLWGEDPTILAIGNVWYTWKGNWDVGMKSITMKIKLVP, via the exons ATGGCA ATGAAGGTGTTTGCTGTGGCTCTGCTCTCTGTTTTCATGGGGTTTATGGTGTCTGTTACTGATGGATTAAATCCGGTCGACTGCTCTGACATCTATAAATCTAGACAAACCAACAGTGGGATCTACTCCATATATCCAGCAGGTGATTTTCCTCTCTGGGTTTACTGTGAGATGATCTCAGTTGGAAACAATGAAGACAACGGAGGATGGACG GTGATTCAGAGGAGAATGGACGGCAGTGTAAATTTCTATCGGCCGTGGAATCAGTACAAGAGAGGATTTGGAAATGTGGAGGGAGAATACTGGATGG GGCTGGAGAACATGTACCAGCTGACACGCAACAGGAAGTACATGCTGAGAGTGGATCTGGAGGACTTTAATGGAAGGAAAGGTTATGCTGTGTACTCGTCTTTCTCTGTGGGTCCTGAAGCTGCTGGATATAAACTACAAGTTTCAGGATTCAAAAATGGAGGAGCAG GTGACTCTTTGTTCTACCATAATGGACAGAAGTTTTCCACCTTTGACAAAGACCAAGACAATGACAGAAGAAACTGTGCCAAACAATTTCTCGGGGCATTTTGGTACGATGCCTGTCACCGTGCAAACCCCAACGGTGTGTATTTGTGGGGTGAAGATCCCACCATTTTAGCCATTGGAAATGTTTGGTACACCTGGAAGGGCAATTGGGACGTCGGTATGAAATCCATCACCATGAAGATCAAACTTGTGCCCTAA